The Penicillium oxalicum strain HP7-1 chromosome V, whole genome shotgun sequence genomic interval TCCTGCAAGGACACCATCGTCCTCTGGTGCGTCGGTGACTGTTGCGGCTGAGCCGTCGTCTCGATCGCCCAGTAAAGGCCAGATTTCTTCAGCATCGAAGCGGGATTCGTCATGAGCGAAGCTTGTTGCAGGTTCGTGGGACGAGCTGGCCAGTGGTCCGACCCCAGGAGAACTTGCGCCGTGAGCGCTTGATGCACCTGGCATCAACTGGGGTGGAACTGGAGTGCGAGGGCCCACGGGTTGATGTGGTGCAAATCGAGTGTTCACATATCTCGCGCACTCAAGCTGCATGGCTTCATCTGAGCCAATGGTGAGATTGAATTGAGCAGTCGGTGCATAGAtggcagaaaaagaaaagatgtccaagagaaaaagacatccATAGTACAACAAGTGTCGGATTGCTCGACATGTCAAAGAGAAGTCGGTATCGGCGAGGATTGAAATAATCCGAATGCTATTGACACCATTGATATGGGGAACAATCTATTTCGCATTAGCCGGCGAGTCACCCCACAGATCGAGGAACTGACATGGGACTCACGcgttgaagagaaagatccCAATTCTCATCCATGAAGGCCTGGTATCGGACTGTAAATAAAGGCACCTGCCAAGCTTTGAcagatggaggagatgggtaGATAGGGAACAATTTGATGTTCAAGGTATTGAGCTCGTCTGAGACTGCCTGTCAGCACTGCACCTTTCCACGATAATTTCCACCCGCCCATGATCGCTTTGCCCTTACCGATTGGGATCATGCACTCGCAATAATTATTCAAGTCCTCCATCAACATCTCGCAGAGACTGTAGACCTTTCCTTCACCAGTCTTTGAGAAGTCCCTGGACAAAAATCCGCTCTGCTCTTCCAATGCATGCATCAGGTCCGCAAGCTTCTGCACCACGCTCTTGTATTGACTGAAatcgtcctcctccgccaggaCAATGCAaaagttgaagatgaattCATTGCGGGCATATCGGTCTGATTTCATACAAATGGGATAGCCCAAGATGCGGTAGCCATTCGTGCAAACCTGCAGCAGATTTCCACAAAGCTCTTGGCGCGGGATGACGAAGAACGAGATATcggagaaggtcaagaagagagGTTGCCCGGGCGCGGTGGATGAGGGAACGATTGCGCCGTCGGGAACTTGATGCACGACTTTCGGGCCTGATTTGACGCACTGTTAGCCCTTTCCCGCGGGCACGACGTAGAGTCATCGACGAAACCAACCCTCTTGCGTGTCGAATTTGCTGTAAAAGATTGCCTTGATCATGGTGGAAGCTACCGCCGGTCGCCAAGCTCCAAAGGGTATGAGCTCTCGAGGATCACGTTTGGCGCGTGCACTGGGCAGGAACAATAGGATGGAATCTGCGCCTCGGGCGCGCTCAAGGATCCATGATCTCTCGGCTTTCTGCGAATGGCCACAGTCGGTACCCAAGAAGGCTTCGTCGATCTCGCAGGCGCCTTAGTTGAGCTGTACAGTCGCAGACGCGGGGAGGAAGTCCATGTTCTTATCGGCCGACGGTGGACCGGATCCATCAACTCCGAGAGAAAGCGTCTGATTGGAACTTAGGGCTGGCCGTTCACATTGCCAATCCATCTCAAATGCAAGGAACAACACATGGTCTCATGGAAGAACTCAGGAAATGGGGGCCAAAAATCGATTGCTATGGGAAAAGATAGTctaagagagaaaaaaaagcaatggTTCTAAGATCTGCTCAAATGTCCGCATTACTGAAGCAACCCCAGAGGATTGGGATGAGATTGCCCTGGAAGAGAGGAGTCAAACAACTCGGGCAGAAGAGAAGCCACGAAATGTTGAGCCACATTCGCTCCACTTTCCAAGGAGTGTGAGATCACTGCAGTCATAACTTGGTCCGTGGGCAGCGATCGAACGATGAATGAAGATCCGGAGTAGAGCCAGTCCGCTTCGGTCACAGAATGCAACGGGTTGGGAAGAAACGCACGAACAGAAATACGCCAATGATGCAGTTAGTAAGATAGCAAGGAATCGCTTGTAAACGTCAGTCATAAAGCAGTGATGtaagggggaggggacaaGTCAGCGTGCAGTGCTGGAAGCCTGTGATGGCAAGGGCCGTGAAGCATAGTCGTGGTCTCTCTCGTCATCCGCAAGAAGCCCCCTCCAGTTAAAGAAATGCCGAGGCCCCAATCCATGTTCAAGTTCAGCACTATGCACTTGCAGAGGCTCAATCGAATGAGGATATGATCCGACCGCAGTGGCCGTTTCgctcgaagaagatggtgcCACACCGCGGTTCGGGCGGACAACCTCTTCTCCGCGTCGTGCCCAACCACGCAATTCAGCCTCGTGGGCAACAGAGGGGAAGAACGATGAGGCAGCAGCTTCGGGATGATCCACGGGTTGGTTGGTGCGAATCGCCGCCACCATCCACTCGTAGCCGCCCCGCTCGTTCACGTCTTTCAGCCACTGCTCGTAGTCTTCATCGAGGGGCACATCAGCGCCCCGAGCTCGCGCTGCTGTAGCGGCGATCAAGCGATGATTGAGTGCCACCCCACAGCTTTCAATTTCATCGTCGCTGTACTCTTCGTCACCCAGAGCGGTGCCCATATTGGCCAGCGCACTTGAGGCGCGGGAG includes:
- a CDS encoding Nitrogen permease regulator, which produces MIKAIFYSKFDTQEGPKVVHQVPDGAIVPSSTAPGQPLFLTFSDISFFVIPRQELCGNLLQVCTNGYRILGYPICMKSDRYARNEFIFNFCIVLAEEDDFSQYKSVVQKLADLMHALEEQSGFLSRDFSKTGEGKVYSLCEMLMEDLNNYCECMIPIDELNTLNIKLFPIYPSPPSVKAWQVPLFTVRYQAFMDENWDLSLQRIVPHINGVNSIRIISILADTDFSLTCRAIRHLLYYGCLFLLDIFSFSAIYAPTAQFNLTIGSDEAMQLECARYVNTRFAPHQPVGPRTPVPPQLMPGASSAHGASSPGVGPLASSSHEPATSFAHDESRFDAEEIWPLLGDRDDGSAATVTDAPEDDGVLAGQGPRVVDGVGIVELYAALRQGQSVKQWYSQHSRQLANIDIRRFITFGVIKGFIYRVHKYACATGQPAPTTRSSSSMMHLNSSTGPSSRATTGYNTPYAASSVGEDAPISTHRGGSGERVGVLHGEHRGNTVSGSGPSGVFEDDEDDDIDDRTLSKYLDGTHSFDQICTELETSERELTKRLKRYPGEVLIIHR